A single region of the Aurantiacibacter sp. MUD11 genome encodes:
- a CDS encoding S9 family peptidase, which yields MSIIRNITLAALAAAATALPANAQDAEVNYDTSIQPPRAEQREHSYTYHGITVSDPYAWLRDESYPVIDDEDVLDYLRAENTYFETQMAGQQQLVETLFTEMRGRIKEDDSSVPQRDGDWIYWSEFEEGGEYRKYYRRPAEGGEAVLFLDGPALAEGHEYFSLGDISVSESGRYVAYSTDTSGAERYTVQILDTETGELLPDTIEDTNTGLIWAADDSMLVYGRANENWRVDRIFAHTIGEDSANDVEIYHEAQLGFTTSPGLSSNREWLIIAAGDNETSEVRFIPITDPTAEPILVRERQTGVEYSADIREGTLYIWSNDEHVNFRLATAPLSDPGNWTTLIEGSDEFYLTGFDLFRDFYVTEGRLNGLDQVQIRYYDDPSRVETIAFPEATYTAGTSNNPEWAVDRIRLSYESPITPDTVYDYHVASQELETLKVQEIPSGFDPSLYTVERIQVRARDGAMVPVSIVYRTDREMGGPLHMYAYGAYGFAYPPNFSTTRFSLIDRGVAYAIAHIRGGDDLGRNWYLQGKMEERTNTFNDFVDVGRGLIELGYTSEGQISASGGSAGGELMGAVVNQAPELFGAVVAHVPFVDVLTTMLDTSLPLTPGEWPEWGNPIESKAAFTHLLSYSPYDQVIAQDYPPMLVTAGLNDPRVTYWEPAKWVAKLRELKTDNNILLLKTNMGAGHGGRSGRFEGLRETAEEVAFILWQLGIEE from the coding sequence ATGTCGATCATCCGCAACATCACCCTTGCCGCGCTGGCTGCCGCCGCTACGGCGCTTCCGGCAAATGCACAGGACGCAGAAGTGAATTACGATACCAGCATCCAGCCGCCGCGCGCCGAACAGCGCGAGCACAGCTATACCTACCACGGCATCACCGTTTCCGATCCCTATGCGTGGCTGCGCGACGAGAGCTATCCGGTCATCGATGACGAGGACGTGCTTGATTACCTGCGCGCCGAGAACACCTATTTCGAAACACAGATGGCCGGCCAGCAGCAGCTGGTCGAGACGCTGTTCACCGAGATGCGCGGGCGCATCAAGGAAGACGATTCCAGCGTGCCGCAGCGTGATGGCGACTGGATCTACTGGTCGGAATTCGAAGAGGGCGGCGAATATCGCAAGTACTACCGCCGCCCGGCCGAAGGCGGCGAGGCGGTGCTGTTCCTCGACGGCCCGGCACTGGCCGAAGGGCACGAGTATTTCAGCCTGGGCGATATCTCGGTCAGCGAAAGCGGGCGCTACGTCGCCTATTCGACCGACACCAGCGGCGCGGAACGCTACACCGTGCAGATCCTCGACACCGAGACCGGCGAACTGCTGCCCGATACCATCGAGGACACCAACACCGGCCTGATCTGGGCGGCGGACGATTCCATGCTGGTCTATGGCCGCGCCAACGAGAACTGGCGTGTCGACCGCATCTTCGCCCACACCATCGGTGAGGATTCGGCCAACGATGTCGAAATCTATCACGAGGCGCAGCTGGGCTTCACCACTTCGCCGGGCCTGTCCTCCAACCGCGAATGGCTGATCATCGCGGCCGGCGACAACGAGACGAGCGAAGTCCGCTTCATCCCGATCACCGACCCGACCGCAGAGCCGATCCTGGTGCGCGAGCGCCAGACCGGGGTCGAGTACTCGGCCGACATCCGCGAGGGCACGCTCTACATCTGGAGCAATGACGAGCACGTCAATTTCCGCCTCGCCACCGCCCCGCTCAGCGATCCGGGCAACTGGACCACGCTGATCGAAGGCTCGGACGAATTCTACCTGACCGGCTTCGATCTGTTCCGCGATTTCTACGTCACCGAAGGGCGCCTCAACGGCCTCGATCAGGTGCAGATCCGTTACTACGACGACCCCTCGCGGGTGGAGACCATCGCCTTCCCGGAAGCGACCTATACAGCGGGCACCTCCAACAACCCGGAATGGGCGGTCGACCGCATCCGGCTGAGCTACGAAAGCCCGATCACGCCCGACACGGTGTACGATTACCACGTTGCCAGCCAGGAGCTGGAAACGCTCAAGGTGCAGGAAATCCCGAGCGGTTTCGATCCCTCGCTCTACACGGTGGAGCGCATCCAGGTGCGTGCGCGTGACGGGGCGATGGTGCCGGTCAGCATCGTCTATCGCACGGACCGCGAAATGGGCGGGCCGCTGCACATGTATGCCTATGGCGCCTACGGTTTCGCCTATCCGCCCAACTTCTCGACCACGCGCTTCAGCCTGATCGATCGCGGCGTGGCCTATGCCATCGCGCACATCCGCGGCGGCGATGACCTGGGCCGCAACTGGTACCTGCAGGGCAAGATGGAAGAGCGCACCAACACGTTCAACGACTTCGTCGACGTGGGGCGCGGCCTGATCGAACTGGGCTACACCTCCGAGGGCCAGATCTCCGCCAGCGGCGGTTCTGCCGGCGGCGAGCTGATGGGCGCCGTGGTCAACCAGGCACCCGAACTGTTCGGCGCGGTGGTGGCGCATGTGCCTTTCGTGGACGTGCTGACCACCATGCTCGACACCAGCCTGCCGCTGACGCCGGGCGAATGGCCGGAATGGGGCAACCCGATCGAGAGCAAGGCGGCCTTCACCCACCTGCTCAGCTATTCGCCCTACGACCAGGTCATTGCGCAGGACTACCCGCCGATGCTGGTGACGGCCGGCCTCAACGATCCGCGCGTCACCTATTGGGAGCCCGCCAAGTGGGTAGCCAAGCTGCGTGAGCTGAAGACCGACAACAACATCCTGCTGCTGAAGACCAACATGGGCGCCGGCCACGGCGGGCGCTCGGGCCGCTTCGAAGGCCTGCGCGAGACAGCGGAGGAAGTGGCCTTCATCCTCTGGCAGCTCGGCATCGAGGAGTGA
- a CDS encoding helicase HerA-like domain-containing protein has translation MADIFLGNDLDGNRQALDLSRANRHGLIAGATGTGKTVTLQGMAESFSANGVPVFVADVKGDLSGIGMPGSPTFKHADKLEGRAKELGMDDYAYSDNPVVFWDLYGEQGHPVRTTVSEMGPLLLARLLDLNETQEGVLQIVFRAADEGLATDGKPTLLLDFDDLRAMLAWAYDNSKELSGEYGNVSKASVGAIQRQLLSFESQGADKFFGEPALEIDDFLKTDEQGRGYVNILAADQLMRSPKLYATFLLWLLAELFESLPEVGDPEKPKLVFFFDEAHLLFDDAPKALEETIERVVRLIRSKGVGVFFVTQNPIDIPEEVAGQLGNRVQHALRAFTPRDQRAIKAAAETFRINPDLDVAEAITQLRVGEALVSTLDEDGAPTVVQRTLIKPPRSRLGPLTAKERAIIQSVSPVDGKYDEAVDRESAEEVLAQKAVDAAATAEEVAEKGEEEVGKRSRKSRSMWDKARDRAMSAAAGSMASVAAAAVTGRRSRANPTRTAITSGVGSIATDLGGPIVGRFVRNIIGGLMR, from the coding sequence ATGGCCGATATTTTCCTGGGCAATGATCTCGACGGCAATCGGCAGGCGCTGGACCTCAGTCGCGCCAACCGCCACGGGCTGATCGCGGGCGCGACCGGCACCGGCAAGACGGTGACGTTGCAAGGCATGGCGGAGAGCTTCTCCGCCAATGGCGTGCCGGTGTTCGTGGCCGACGTGAAGGGTGACCTTTCGGGTATCGGCATGCCTGGCTCGCCCACTTTCAAGCACGCCGACAAGCTGGAAGGCCGGGCCAAGGAACTGGGCATGGACGACTATGCCTATTCGGATAACCCGGTAGTGTTCTGGGACCTTTACGGCGAGCAGGGCCACCCCGTCCGCACCACGGTTTCCGAAATGGGTCCGCTGCTGCTGGCGCGCCTGCTGGACCTGAACGAGACGCAGGAAGGCGTGCTGCAGATCGTCTTTCGCGCTGCCGACGAAGGGCTGGCCACCGACGGCAAGCCGACGCTGCTGCTCGATTTCGACGACCTGCGCGCGATGCTCGCCTGGGCCTACGACAATTCGAAGGAGCTGTCGGGCGAATACGGCAACGTGTCGAAAGCCTCGGTCGGGGCGATCCAGCGGCAGCTGCTCAGCTTCGAATCGCAGGGGGCGGACAAGTTCTTCGGCGAGCCCGCGCTGGAGATCGACGATTTCCTGAAGACCGACGAGCAGGGCCGCGGCTACGTCAACATCCTGGCCGCGGACCAGCTGATGCGCAGCCCCAAGCTCTATGCCACCTTCCTGCTGTGGCTGCTGGCCGAACTGTTCGAAAGCCTGCCCGAAGTGGGCGATCCGGAAAAGCCGAAGCTGGTGTTCTTCTTCGACGAGGCGCACCTGCTGTTCGACGATGCCCCGAAGGCGCTGGAGGAAACCATCGAGCGCGTGGTGCGGCTGATCCGTTCCAAGGGCGTCGGCGTGTTCTTCGTGACGCAGAACCCGATCGACATCCCCGAGGAAGTCGCCGGTCAGTTAGGCAACCGCGTGCAGCACGCGCTGCGCGCCTTCACCCCGCGCGACCAGCGGGCGATCAAGGCGGCGGCGGAGACTTTCCGCATCAATCCCGATCTCGATGTCGCGGAAGCCATCACCCAGCTGCGCGTGGGCGAGGCGCTGGTCTCCACGCTGGACGAGGATGGCGCGCCGACGGTGGTGCAGCGCACGCTGATCAAGCCGCCGCGCAGCCGCCTTGGCCCGCTGACGGCGAAGGAGCGCGCGATCATCCAGTCGGTCAGCCCGGTCGACGGCAAGTATGACGAGGCGGTCGACCGCGAGAGCGCCGAGGAAGTGCTGGCGCAGAAGGCCGTCGATGCCGCCGCCACGGCAGAGGAAGTGGCCGAAAAGGGTGAGGAAGAGGTCGGCAAGCGTTCGCGCAAGAGCCGCAGCATGTGGGACAAGGCACGCGACCGCGCCATGAGCGCCGCCGCCGGATCGATGGCTTCGGTTGCCGCGGCAGCGGTGACGGGGCGCCGGAGCCGCGCCAACCCCACCAGGACGGCGATTACCTCCGGCGTCGGCTCCATTGCGACCGACCTCGGCGGACCGATCGTCGGCCGCTTCGTGCGCAATATTATCGGCGGCCTTATGCGCTGA
- a CDS encoding EF-hand domain-containing protein — MNKTLILALAATGLSISGTAAAQDRPQRGADITRADAEARAGAAFARMDANGDGLLNTADREARQRERFARADADGDGAVTFEEAQAAREAHRAERQARRAERGAEAGERRGMRGQRMGRRGGMRGMRGMMAERADTNNDGAISQAEFAAAMLARFDRTDANGDGTVTAEERRAQRGERRERMREHRENRAG; from the coding sequence ATGAACAAGACCCTCATCCTGGCCCTGGCCGCCACGGGCCTGAGCATCAGCGGCACCGCCGCAGCGCAGGACCGCCCGCAGCGCGGTGCCGATATCACCCGCGCCGACGCCGAAGCACGCGCCGGAGCCGCCTTTGCCCGCATGGATGCCAACGGCGACGGCCTGCTCAACACCGCAGACCGCGAAGCCCGCCAGCGCGAACGTTTCGCCCGCGCCGATGCCGATGGTGACGGCGCGGTTACCTTCGAGGAAGCGCAGGCCGCTCGCGAAGCTCACCGGGCAGAGCGCCAGGCCCGCCGCGCCGAACGCGGCGCCGAGGCTGGCGAACGCCGCGGCATGCGCGGCCAGCGCATGGGCCGTCGCGGTGGCATGCGCGGGATGCGTGGAATGATGGCCGAACGCGCCGACACCAATAACGACGGCGCGATCAGCCAGGCCGAATTCGCGGCTGCCATGCTCGCCCGTTTCGACCGCACCGACGCCAATGGCGATGGCACCGTCACCGCCGAGGAACGCCGCGCCCAGCGTGGCGAGCGGCGCGAACGGATGCGCGAACACCGGGAAAACCGCGCCGGATGA
- a CDS encoding sensor histidine kinase, translating into MRRFLPKSLPPRSLLGQMLLSVALALLVAQTISAVLLYRAQQARNEFGAANALAFQLVAEPRIDIRVDADPSGDNPMRRRPRVLRMQYSETSPLLPGESSDDRRENLLRELLGNQGVDIADLVVTSRPVMDDPFVQRGLRNGTRWRGDEAWQRGELLVAGLRRTGEERWLIARIPMPVPEEGSLRGVILQTVILYLVLVGGLALLLRRITRPLAVLTRRVERFGGQQLEADPLPPSGPEDTRRLITAHNAMEARIAALLDEKDVMLGAIGHDLKTPLAALRVRIECVEDDIERERMADTIEDITNSLDDILSLARVGRPSDPLERTDLSALLASVVEEYEDMGRNVALGPTERVALPVRATWLRRALRNLISNALRYGQQARISLSKDDTHAILRIADKGPGIPEDQIDAMLQPFTRGETSRNRETGGAGLGLTLARAIAEQHGGTLTLSNRIGEDGGVDGLLAEIRIPLSA; encoded by the coding sequence ATGCGACGTTTCCTTCCCAAGAGCCTGCCCCCTCGTAGTCTGCTGGGCCAGATGTTGCTGTCGGTAGCGCTGGCACTGCTGGTGGCGCAGACCATTTCCGCCGTGCTGCTGTACCGGGCGCAGCAGGCACGCAACGAATTCGGCGCGGCCAATGCGCTGGCCTTCCAACTGGTTGCCGAACCGCGCATCGACATTCGCGTCGATGCGGATCCGAGCGGCGACAATCCGATGCGTCGCCGGCCCCGCGTGCTGCGCATGCAATACAGCGAGACCAGCCCGCTGCTGCCGGGTGAGAGCAGCGATGACCGGCGCGAAAACCTGCTGCGCGAATTGCTGGGGAACCAGGGAGTCGACATCGCCGACCTGGTGGTCACCAGCCGCCCGGTGATGGATGATCCCTTCGTCCAGCGCGGCCTGCGCAACGGCACGCGCTGGCGGGGTGACGAGGCCTGGCAGCGCGGAGAACTGCTGGTCGCCGGCCTGCGGCGCACCGGGGAAGAGCGCTGGCTGATCGCCCGCATCCCCATGCCCGTACCCGAAGAAGGATCGCTGCGCGGCGTTATCCTGCAGACGGTGATTCTCTACCTCGTGCTGGTCGGCGGGCTGGCCCTGCTGCTGCGCCGCATCACCCGTCCGCTGGCGGTACTTACGCGGCGGGTCGAACGCTTCGGTGGCCAGCAACTGGAAGCCGATCCGCTGCCACCCTCCGGCCCCGAGGACACGCGTCGCCTGATTACCGCGCACAATGCGATGGAAGCCCGTATCGCCGCCCTGCTCGACGAGAAGGACGTCATGCTGGGCGCCATCGGGCACGACCTGAAGACCCCGCTGGCGGCGCTGCGCGTGCGGATCGAATGTGTCGAGGACGATATCGAGCGCGAGCGCATGGCCGATACCATCGAGGACATTACCAACTCGCTCGACGATATCCTCTCGCTGGCCCGCGTGGGCCGTCCCAGCGATCCGCTGGAGCGGACCGACCTGTCCGCGCTGCTGGCCAGCGTGGTGGAGGAATACGAGGACATGGGCCGGAACGTCGCGCTTGGCCCGACCGAACGCGTCGCCCTGCCGGTGCGCGCAACCTGGCTGCGCCGGGCGCTGCGCAACCTCATCAGCAACGCGCTGCGTTACGGCCAGCAGGCGCGCATCAGCCTGTCGAAGGACGACACCCACGCCATCCTGCGCATTGCCGACAAGGGGCCGGGCATTCCCGAGGACCAGATCGACGCCATGCTGCAGCCCTTCACCCGCGGCGAAACCTCGCGCAATCGCGAGACTGGCGGCGCGGGGCTGGGCCTGACGCTGGCACGCGCCATCGCCGAGCAGCACGGCGGCACGCTCACCCTGTCCAACCGCATCGGTGAGGATGGCGGGGTGGACGGTCTGCTGGCGGAAATCCGCATCCCGCTCAGCGCATAA
- a CDS encoding response regulator, producing the protein MTKEQVQLLLVDDEPSLREPLADYLSRQGFDVTQAESAAKARSALQEMTPSLVLLDIMMPGEDGISLCRHLVESKDLPVIFLTAKGEATDRIVGLEIGADDYVVKPFEPRELVARIRSVLRRATKGGAPTGGNADAHYEFDGWQLDPLKRRLIDPEGTLVPISSAEFRLLRALLDHPKQVMDRDRLLDMVQGREAHLFDRAVDNQVSRLRRKIEADTRDPKVIQTVWGGGYRLACEVRRFEPEQD; encoded by the coding sequence ATGACCAAGGAGCAGGTCCAGTTGCTGCTCGTCGATGACGAGCCCAGCCTGCGCGAGCCCCTGGCCGACTACCTGTCGCGCCAGGGGTTCGACGTCACCCAGGCCGAAAGCGCCGCCAAGGCGCGCTCCGCCTTGCAGGAGATGACCCCCAGCCTCGTCCTGCTCGACATCATGATGCCAGGCGAGGACGGCATTTCACTGTGCCGCCACCTGGTGGAAAGCAAGGACCTGCCGGTCATCTTCCTCACCGCCAAGGGCGAGGCGACCGACCGCATCGTCGGACTGGAAATCGGTGCCGACGACTATGTCGTCAAACCCTTCGAACCGCGCGAGCTGGTCGCGCGCATCCGCTCGGTCCTGCGCCGGGCCACCAAGGGCGGCGCACCGACCGGCGGCAATGCCGATGCCCATTACGAATTCGACGGCTGGCAGCTCGACCCGCTCAAGCGCCGGCTGATCGACCCGGAAGGCACGCTGGTGCCGATTTCATCGGCGGAATTCCGCTTGCTGCGGGCGCTGCTGGACCATCCCAAGCAGGTGATGGACCGCGACCGCCTGCTCGACATGGTGCAGGGCCGCGAGGCGCACCTGTTCGACCGTGCGGTCGACAACCAGGTCAGCCGCCTGCGCCGCAAGATCGAAGCCGACACGCGCGATCCCAAGGTGATTCAGACCGTCTGGGGCGGCGGCTATCGCCTCGCCTGCGAAGTCCGTCGCTTCGAACCCGAACAGGATTGA
- a CDS encoding aminopeptidase P family protein has protein sequence MLMQTHEARLDALRKELAKRDLAGFVVPISDEHLSEYVGAYAQRLAWLTGFGGSAGSAAILRDKAAMFVDGRYTLQVREQVSGQLYEYKSVPDDSMADWLADNVSEGARIGFDPWLHTRGWAKKVAKKLESVGAELVPVEGNPIDAVWADQPEPSPAPAYVQDDKLAGRTSAEKRAEIACWLNDNKLDAVVISALDSVAWTLNIRGADVDHTPVALSYLVVQEDGTADWFIAPEKVPAEVAQALGNAVRIRPRDEFSAAFAELAGKRVAADPARSVAAIFERLDEVGAEIVSEDDPTVLPKAIKTPAEQQGHRDAQARDGVAIAQFLHWLSVEAPKGEVDELSAAAKLHDLRRANSDLLRDLSFDTISGAGPNGASPHYRVDEDSNRKLEPNSVYLVDSGGQYPDGTTDITRTIWVGPGSPPDEVCDRFTRVLKGHIALDMQTFPPGTPGSALDTLARQHLWMAGVDYAHGTGHGVGAFLGVHEGPQRIAKGRGAQAGTDQPLMAGMILSNEPGYYKANEYGIRIENLVLVEPREIAGAEGEWLGFETLTFAPIDRTLVKRDLLSPAEIAWWNDYHAKVREIIAPQLSGEVLEWLEEACQPL, from the coding sequence ATGCTGATGCAGACCCATGAAGCCCGCCTCGACGCCCTCCGCAAGGAGCTTGCCAAGCGCGACCTTGCCGGATTCGTGGTGCCGATCAGCGATGAACACCTGTCCGAATATGTCGGCGCCTATGCCCAGCGCCTGGCCTGGCTGACCGGCTTCGGCGGCTCCGCCGGCAGCGCAGCGATCCTGCGGGACAAGGCGGCCATGTTCGTCGACGGCCGCTACACCCTGCAAGTGCGCGAGCAGGTGAGCGGGCAGCTCTACGAATACAAGTCGGTACCCGACGATTCGATGGCCGACTGGCTGGCGGACAACGTCAGCGAAGGCGCGCGGATCGGGTTCGACCCATGGCTGCACACGCGCGGCTGGGCCAAGAAAGTGGCGAAGAAGCTGGAATCGGTCGGTGCCGAACTGGTGCCGGTCGAGGGCAACCCGATTGACGCCGTCTGGGCCGACCAGCCCGAACCCTCTCCCGCCCCGGCCTATGTCCAGGACGACAAGCTGGCGGGCCGCACCAGCGCCGAAAAGCGCGCCGAGATCGCCTGCTGGCTGAACGACAACAAGCTGGATGCCGTAGTCATCAGCGCGCTCGACTCGGTGGCCTGGACGCTCAACATCCGCGGTGCCGACGTCGATCACACGCCGGTCGCGCTGTCCTATCTGGTGGTGCAGGAAGACGGCACTGCCGACTGGTTCATCGCGCCCGAGAAGGTGCCCGCCGAAGTGGCGCAGGCGCTGGGCAATGCCGTGCGCATCCGTCCGCGCGATGAGTTCTCCGCCGCCTTCGCCGAGCTGGCGGGGAAGCGCGTCGCCGCCGATCCCGCCCGTTCGGTCGCCGCCATCTTCGAGCGACTGGACGAAGTCGGCGCGGAAATCGTCTCCGAGGACGATCCCACCGTGCTGCCCAAGGCAATCAAGACTCCGGCCGAACAGCAGGGTCATCGCGACGCCCAGGCGCGCGACGGCGTGGCCATCGCGCAGTTCCTGCACTGGCTGTCGGTCGAAGCGCCGAAGGGCGAGGTGGACGAGCTGTCCGCCGCCGCCAAGCTGCACGACCTGCGCCGCGCCAACAGCGACCTGCTGCGCGACCTGTCGTTCGATACCATCTCCGGCGCCGGCCCCAATGGCGCCAGCCCGCATTACCGCGTGGACGAGGACAGCAACCGCAAGCTCGAGCCGAACAGCGTCTACCTGGTGGATTCGGGCGGCCAGTACCCCGACGGCACCACCGACATCACCCGCACCATCTGGGTCGGGCCCGGCAGCCCGCCAGACGAGGTTTGCGACCGCTTCACCCGCGTACTGAAGGGCCATATCGCGCTCGACATGCAGACCTTCCCGCCGGGCACTCCCGGCTCGGCGCTCGACACGCTGGCACGCCAGCACCTGTGGATGGCAGGCGTCGACTATGCCCACGGTACCGGCCACGGCGTCGGCGCCTTCCTCGGCGTGCACGAAGGCCCGCAGCGCATCGCCAAGGGTCGCGGGGCGCAGGCGGGGACCGACCAGCCGCTGATGGCCGGCATGATCCTTTCCAACGAGCCGGGCTACTACAAGGCCAATGAATACGGCATCCGGATCGAGAACCTGGTGCTGGTGGAGCCGCGCGAGATCGCCGGCGCCGAGGGCGAATGGCTGGGCTTCGAAACGCTTACCTTCGCGCCGATCGACCGTACGCTGGTGAAGCGCGACCTGCTTTCGCCGGCCGAGATCGCCTGGTGGAACGACTATCACGCCAAGGTGCGCGAGATCATCGCGCCGCAGCTTTCCGGCGAGGTGCTGGAATGGCTGGAAGAGGCGTGCCAGCCGCTGTGA